From Rhizophagus irregularis chromosome 29, complete sequence:
ataaaaaaaacatatctCATTacaacattatttaaaatatttaacatattctTAAGcgaaaaatgtgataataatgttatataattagTGAAAATAGtgaaatcatcatcatcttcttcaacaatcaacttaaaataaattggtaTTATCTTCTCGTTCTTATTCGAAAAATTGGCGGTTATTTAGTACCCGATGGATTTTCAGATATTATTTTGTGCATAtgatattctaataaaatatattctgATTTAATGTCGGGTGCCGGCGTAGCTTAGTGGTAGAGCGTCAGTCTTGTAAACTGAAGGTCGGTGGTTCAATCCCGCCCGTCGGCtactttttttatctaaattaaattttttgtacgacgataaagaaaaaaaaattatctacatcattttttttttttttgtgaaaagcTTTTATGATTTGGGAAATAATTCGCTAAAGTGATTGGATTTAGAATTACTATACAATCAAAAGGGAAAAATGTATCAGATCGACAATTGCAAATCAATGATCGACAGTACATTACGTAAAATCAAACTGGGGAAACAAGAGAATTTTATAGCTTGCTTATTTTTCTTCACATGATACACAGATACTTTGATTTATAAGGACATTTTGTTTTAaggaaaagattttttatttgtaattaaaagtTACGAATTTTTGCGATTATGAactcatttcttttttttttatttgttaataggTTAATCAACAAGATAGTTGGAAAGATTTATTACATGAAATTtctaatacaattattaaaattgaaattaatctTCAATTACTTGAGCAGATATAATTCTCACATTTTCTTTTGGTCTAAGGAGAAAAAAatgcatatatattaataggctaaaaaatatatatatatacaaaaatgaaataatctcagcatttttataaatttacctaTCATCCCGATCAACACTAACTTTGCCTATACGTTTAACTATTTCCATACCATTGCTTACCCTTCCAAATATCGCATGTTttccttttcaaaaaaaaaaaaaaaatttacaataaataataattaagacATCCGGGAATGTCTAAAAAATGGTCAGAAAATGTCCTAAAACATCAGGAGAATGTACCGAAATGTGAAAGGTTCGGATAATGCAATGAAATAGCGAAAGATTCCGGACATTTCAGACAAATTCTgggattatattaaaatcttacCATCTAAATGAGGAGTAGGTGCTAACGttatgaaaaacttttttggaatttaaaaagatttatcataaataaagaTGTAAACGAATGACAaaggaaattaattataaacagTAAATCTCGAGTTCTTACTTGACTTCCATTAGTATTTGGACCAGCATTAGCCATACTAATAACTCCAGCTCCTGTATGTTTTAAATCTGGATGAATTTCATCTTCAAACTTTGAACTAAAATAcgattaatgaaattttaattaattttttttatttttttttatttttgacttGATTAATTTACCCATAAATTGAATTTCCTCCACGTCCAGTTCCAGTTGGATCCCCTCCTTGAATCATAAAACcctttaaaaacaataaattaaatacaaaatatacaaaaaaaaaatacaaaacacaaaattttattaatcaactctttttttaattgttatttgaaaaatagaagaaattaCACTTACTTCGATTATTCTATggaactttatttattaaaaaaaaaaaaaatcacttaaaattcttttttaaaaatttacttaaagaaaaatcaaagtatcagttacatatttatttactttattttattgaatttttacttACTATTGTATTATCATAATATCCACGTTTCGcctaagtataaaaaaaaaataatgagtaaaataatcaaaaaaaaacccttttttttaaaaaaaaaaaacttactaattcataaaaattatcacaaGTTTTCTTTGCGTGATCATCATACAATTCTATTGTAATCATACCCTAATCAAAgggaaaaaagaaagaaaatttatttatttttatttttttttttatttccaagTCATAATTTCTTAAGAACACACCATAGAAGTATTGAGAATTACTGATCGAGACATCACGTCAATTGAGGAGAGAGATTGAAATAACTGTGATGATGatcattaattacattaaatttataacctaattttataattttgcacTACCTGTCGATTATTGGCCAcaacttttgattttttttttcatttttttttttcatttcattatttcttgcttaattttttcatttattatttactattggataaagattttttcacgaatttaaatttcttataaataaaactttataattatattttcgtttttttttaaaatttttaataataaataattgatgaGTAGATTACTTTATTTCTGTCAATATTCGACAGTATCATGCTCTCTTGTGATACTTCATACTggaaaataataagatatattttaattattaaatatgaagaaTAAACCTACATTCTGTTATCCCATGTTGATTTGGTTAAAGAATTATTCTTGTAAGCATCTCTAATAGGCTTGGAGTAGTTTATCAATTGCTGGCTGATTGTCGAGGATTTTTAGAATTTGATATTTGTTCTGAAATGGGCACGGTGTATTACTTGGAATTAGTGGTCATTTATTGAATGTGATCAGTGAATGGCATTGTAAGAGAAGCAATTTCATGTGCAATCATACGTCATaccaaaacttttatttttacggTCTTTAATTACAAGAATAATGCCTGAGTAAGAtcacaataaagaatttattttaaggatTAGAGCAATACGTTGTAGAATTAAGATCAACTTGGAACTCGCCAAAGAAGCTCAAATGGAAATGAATATGAATCtgattatttaaagaagaTATAAGTCATAATCTGCTCCAATTTCATGTATACAagtaaaaattctatatatattatgatttttaaggctctaataaaaaaaataatgatttgatTTCATTGGtacaataaaaagattttaggTTCTTACCAGTTCTACGTATTCTAGAATAAGAACTGAAATATAAAGCACAAAATCTCTTcctatattgaaaataatgttaaaaattgtaaacatTGAAATCAAAAGACTaaacatcataataataatcacaTTGACAATTTGAAGCATTTTTGGCCATGccattataattaatagtcaaacaataatattcaatataagatcatttttttactgGCAGAAATGaagcaattcattttcattatagCACTAATCACAGTTTTTACAAAAACATAATCTTTAACAAATATATAGATGATCTATAATATccattttagaaataaataaatgaacttttaaggatggatttttttttatttagtttttaaaaattatataaaaatatcatataaatatgtaatactaaaattaaataacttaccaactaaaataaattaccaaataaattttaaataaaaaaatttaataaatatgtaattctagaattatttaaagttaagGGTTATCTTTTCTACTAGTTATGGTGATAAAACAAGATATAATTTGACTTTACTAAtagaaaaaaagcaaatttaaccaaatttaaaaattcaaaaatcagttttttgtaattatcttattatctAATAGTCCAATAACTTCAATTTagccaattattttttaaattgtaactATTAATAAgctttataaaacaaaaaaattttatttaaatctgaTCACTAAGTTCTaagataatttcaaaaaactaaaaaagcaaaaaataataatttttaatgcaaattaattataagttaTACATTAAGTAGATATTTAAggttttaattaaacataagGCTTAAAATCTCTGAGaggatttttaaaagttttagattttaaaatacataaataaaatttcacctaaaactttaaataaattctgaAATCTCAgttattctaattttaatttccaaaacttactattaatatttaataatcatcttatttttttagtcttttacttttttttaataataaaacatcaaatagtttaccataaaatttaaaaaaacaaaaataaagtttgcactttatttataagtaaccaatttagagattttttaagcaagaaaacaaattaaacaaaaagtactatattataagtaactttaatttataataatgtaattttattattttagttatatttaatatataaaagttttaaaagttttagatTAAATTCAGAAttcagaaaataaatatatattttaaaaacaaaaaaaaaacaaaaaatttaaaaatttaataataatataatattataaaaaatgcatttttatatttttttttataaattttatttctgatttatataattaaattgtataaatttaataatatatttaaaaaaaattttatttatatatatataaaattataaaataagatatattagtaaattacatttacctttaataaatattaaattcatttaattaattttttttatataaatttatcaaataattttttataataattttaaatatagttttcaaaaaagtaaatttttatgctaattatttaatattaaacaaaattaattaataaaaaaataaaaaaaaacaaatttattaaattaatattttaaattcaactttaatactttataaagtaaatttgcaaaataaacaaaaatacaattttataaagaaaattatataaaaaaatttttaataaatatactaattttataagttataattaaatgatttaaattccAATAGTAATTATACATatccttttaaaattatttatttttataaaactaatttaaaatacaataaaaatattttattactatagtcattttatatcaaatatatatattactttttattatttttacaattactttTTCCAATTTCttaatagatttttatataatttatattatataaattataatataatatatatagtaataaaaaatacttatttttaaaaaaaatcttatattctaagtaattttacttatattaaatttattaaattagacaacaattttacttataataaatcatatatataaaaattaaaaaattaatttccattatatttggctcaacatttttaatttttgaaattcgaCAATATCTATGGAATTATaagttttgttaaaaaattttgtataaaaatttttaaaaatttttatcagttTTGTAGgcaatatatttgcaattttttaaaataaaattatatttaaatatgatatggATAAACTTATTCGTAACATCCTATTACACATCTTATCTGTAACTACCTCGAAAAGTTAGGtcggataaaataatttatatgtatttttatttcggtttttttgtttttttttgataaatttattataaattttattattgtaaaaaatcatataactgAACGCGGGTGGCTTAGAATTATACGGTAATGATCATCCGCGCAAAAACAAAATAAGCAGTACAAGTATTAACGCACAATTGTTTAAACTTCGTCCTTTATCTAAAGAAACTTAACTCTTCTATAAACGTCAACGATTTCTGCAAACATGATATATACAGTATCATTATATAAGTGTCAAAAACGAATCAAGATAAAGAAATACAATGAAAAGATAATATTACCGATTCTGACACCTCGCACTATTATGTCCTGCTTTACCGCACGTTTTGCAGGTATATTTTGCGCGAGACTTTTTTTCGGTTGATGATTTAAACTGCTTTGTTCCTGGGCGTCCTTTACGCCACGAAACTAATGGATTTTCAACTTGTTGAagttcattttctttattatcatcaacttGGACTTCAGAACGTTCCATAAGTTCTTAGTTTCGCGTGATTATTATTTCCTTGTGTCGAATAATAAACTGTTTTAACCAACCAACCATTTCATTATGACTGTCAAGTTTAACAGAAAGTTGAGCTGCCTGTCGCGCAAGTCCCATACTTCTCCATATTTGACCTTTTTCTTTGCTGCACAACGTAAAGCATTAGTAACGGTTGTAGGAACAGTAGAAGGATTTGGAGTGAATACTACACCCGAAAAATTTTGAGCAGCTTCTGTGTTTACAAAACAACAAGTTTCTGCTGCTGCGTCCTTATCTTTCTGATTATCGATATACCACCTCGAAGGTATCATTTGGATTTGAAATCCTGCAACTTGTGAAGTCATCATTATTCGAAAGTAGTGGCGATATATAATGCTGCGGGATATATTAGACATGCATGAACAAAGGTAAGAAATGGAATCGATTATCACCACGAAATATATATGCTTTTTGTTTTCAGGTCGCATATCGGTAATCTTCCATACTTCTTGAATGGTTTCTTCACCAACTTCAGCAATCATTGACTTCAACAGAATTTGCTTAGCATCATATGAATCTTCAACACATCCTTCCATTACACCAGCTTCTGGATCCTATATAGCAATAGTATTAGATTTCGTTAACATTTCAACATATAAAAAAGACACTAAATACCTCAACGATATTTGGTTTCACTTGACTTTAGTGAAAGTAAAGGCATTGTGCCATTTCCATACGCTCAGCAGACAATATTTGTGGGGTTAGGTATTCAGTCATTATTTTATCAACTTCGGGAAAAAGGTCTTGactaaccctataaaaaatatttttgctaaaatatacttaaaataaacttaaaattttattttatacttaaattatatttaaaattttattttatacttaaaatatactgaaataggcaaaaattaaatatcatttaagtataatttaagtatataataatatacttaaaatattcttattttaaatatccttaaaatatactgaaataggcaaaatttaaatgtaaattaaatatattttaagtatatattaaatacaatttagtTCAAGTTTTgcgaaaatttaattttcagtatattttaagtataaaataataaaattaagtatattttaaagaaaattaaatatattttaaatatattttaagtaaaatttttttttatagggtaacCGTTGTAATCCCCACACAAGTTGATAAAGTGCGGTACTCAAAAAACCGATTCCATTGAGCTTCATGTTCAAACCGTGCATCAAGAGCATCTGTGAGACCGCATAATGTACTGTTTGCTGACAACTCGCGcttgattatattattgtgaCTTTCGACGCGGGAAGTAGTTTGAATTCCTgcagtaaaaatttttgacgtAAATGCACGAGCCCACGCTTGACGGCTAGGATAAAGAGCTCTCATCAGGTAATCCTTTATACTAGGATATTTTTCTATAAGCTTAGACCACCTTTCATAAAAAAGTTCTTCACACAAACTGTTACGACATGAAAAAAACTCTGAACGAAACTTTCATATTGATCGCCGAGTTTTGATTTAACATTCTTTGGTAGATTTTCGCTGATATGGAAAATGCAATGAATCAGGTGAGTTGTCTTGTATATTTGTGTGATCGCTTTGCAATCCCGAATAGGCAGGATCGGCATCTGTGATGAACACTAAAGGTTCTGTCATTGTTGCTTTTTTGTACACTCCAAAATCCATTTATAAGATTCTACCGATTCGTCGATACGAGGTTTGACCTACAAGTGCGTTGATTTAGTATTGTTATCAATGACAAGAAAAAGTGATAATGGCATTTGATAACGGTTGGTCTTAGCGGTGTTATCGTTTAAAATAACATCATGATACTCTAACCAAAGAGTAATTTGGGATAGAGACATCCAAAAAAGCCGAGTAAGTCTCTTATCTTGATCGAAGCTAATGAAAATCAACGAACCATCGGGATCGTTTGACATCTTCATTAGTATTTTTAGTAAGCGAGATGCATCATAGATTACATCTGGCCTAAccttatatttttgtattgcATTAGAGAGATCACAGTCGAGAATAGATATAGTCGGAAATTTTGCTTTCAACAACTTTCGTTGAGTGGTAATCGGTAAATTTCCATATTCAGTGAGAAATTGGACTTCTTTAAGGACATCATCAGGAATGCAACGGTATTTTGATGAATAATTTTCAGTATCAGCAGGAAATAACGCATGGTTGTGCAAATTATTGAAAGTGGTAAGAGATACGCCTTAAGAGTTTTGAGGGCAATTGAAATTTGCATTCCATGGACATTGCTGGCGTTTTGATTTATGATCTCGATGACTATTAATATCAACTTGTTTTTGTGGATGATAACAGCCGCCGAATTTACTTCCAAAGCTACGATGTTTAATACTCTCATCTTCACGCCAACCTAATCGTTTCTTTATAATCGTAAATCCATGTCTTTTGCTATAGGCTTCCATGATTCCGTCCACATCTCCCCACGACCTAAAGGTATCGCCTATGGAAAGATTTGTTGTAGTTgaattaaggttgcttgccgaaacctaggggtttaggcaagatggcgtttcgccgaaaagcgaaattctgccgaaactatattaaagttatattaaaaaactggcgcaactttggagaaaggcgaaactgccgaaacttattataaatgccgaaactgccgaaactctgccgaaactataataaatctatagtaaaattttgacgaaactaatcgtaggattttgaagagcaGACAAAGAACCTTAAGTTCCAATCTTCATGTAAAGCGATATTGTTTGTTAGTGCTTTTAGCCGATTGTTATATCTTTACATGGAGAAATTAATAATCGTATTACCTTCGCTTTACAGGTTACGAGGTGCTATATCACTCACAGCCTATTCATATGAGAAAATGAAAAGTATgaatattgcaaaataaattAGGTATATCGCAAAGAAACACAACATACCCATTAGTATCATCCTGGCATACTTTTCCTGATTCCTCTTCTGGGTTTGTATGTTCCAGAATAAGAAATGATATTGTCTCTCGAAAAGTACGTAAATAAAGCTACATCTACTCCGCTGGGAGGTGTCGTAAACATGATAATGGATTCTTGGATATTCAATTCAGATACGTCCATCTCGATATGATACTTCGTTTTGTaaagggtaaaaaaaaagaacttgtaaaaaaaaaagatgaagtaaATAAAGTGAGCGAAGTGTTATACCGTGAGAATAGTGtgagaattaattaaagatgataCGTGTATAACAAGTGACAAATAAAGGTAACAAATAAGTTTTTCAATAACGCGTCATCACGCGACTCGTGTAGCATCACAATTACTACGTAATGTCACGGatttgatatcattttgacCAAAATTAACGCTAATTTTAGATTAATTGCAAAATTTAACACAAAAGTATAATTTCGGCCGGAATTAATGGCACACtctaaaaatttccttttttggaaatttgtggAACACTTGTGCAGCAGGTTTCCCCAATTTTGATGGgaaaaatatttccttttttggaaattcgTGTAACGTCACGTGACAATTCCGAGGTTATTACAGATAAAAACGTGTAACAGGATGTTACAGacatatgatattttataattttacaactatattgatttatatttttagtattaattaccaaaattaaatataaattaattttaaaaaaataatatcagaatttttatataataaattaattttctttaccatAATATtctactttattataaaacattttaatatacaCAGGCAATCTCGATAAATCGGATCctcgataaaccggatttggCACTATTTCGGATTTTTCTTCTGGAACCAAATCATCTATATTAAAACAGTCTTGATATATCGgactttattagtaaaatctcAATATTTGTAAATCGGATTTTATTCTAGATCAACtatagttaaaaaatcttgatatgacgtattaattttttcggAGTCCGAAATAATTATgtcaatcatttattaattaggcAAACAATTTTTCtcactgttttttttttcaaaatatacttTAGCATGAGAGAAAACAaagata
This genomic window contains:
- a CDS encoding cyclophilin peptidyl-prolyl cis-trans isomerase Cyp2 — translated: MSRSVILNTSMGMITIELYDDHAKKTCDNFYELAKRGYYDNTIFHRIIEGFMIQGGDPTGTGRGGNSIYGSKFEDEIHPDLKHTGAGVISMANAGPNTNGSQFFITLAPTPHLDGKHAIFGRVSNGMEIVKRIGKVSVDRDDRPKENVRIISAQVIED